The nucleotide sequence AAGACATTTGTGTTTGGTACGCGGACATTTATATGTCCGCTAAACACATTCAGAATTATAAATTTTTAATTATATAATATATTCTATACAAACATAATTTGATGAGCGTATACTAAAGTAAGGGCATATAGTAAGGGCTCTCACTTGAATAAAATTTGTATACACCCTTGTATATTAGTACTATTTAATTAAAATGCAAACTTTTGTGAGGGGAGAAATATATATGAACAATAAATTAAAAGTAGGAATTGTAGGCGGAACGGGTATGGTGGGACAGAGATTCATTTCCCTTCTTGAGAACCATCCCTGGTTTGAAGTAGTATCTGTGGCAGCAAGTGAAAGATCTGCAGGAAAAACTTATTATGAAGCAGTTGAAGGAAGATGGAAACTCCCTACACCTATACCTGAGAATGTTAAAAATCTTGTAGTTAAGAATGCTGCAAATGTAGAAGAAGTATCTAAAGATGTTGATTTTGTATTTTGCGCCGTTGATATGAAAAAATCAGAAATTAAGGAATTGGAGGAAAGATACGCAAAAGCCGAGACTCCTGTTGTCTCAAATAATTCCGCCCATAGGTTGACAGCGGATGTTCCCATGGTAATTCCTGAAATAAATCCAGAACATATTGAAATAATAATCAGCCAGAGAAAACGTCTGGGCACCACCAATGGTTTTATAGCCGTCAAGCCCAATTGTTCGATTCAAAGCTATGTTCCGGCACTTCATCCTCTAATGGAATTTGGTCCTGAAAAAGTGGCAGTTTGTACCTATCAGGCTATATCGGGAGCCGGAAAGACATTTAAAGACTGGCCTGAAATGGTTGACAACGTTATTCCGTATATTGGAGGAGAAGAAGAAAAAAGTGAAAAAGAACCTTTGAAAATATGGGGTACTATTAAGGGAGATGAAATTGTCAATGCAGCCTCTCCGTTAATAACCGCCCAATGTATAAGAGTACCTGTAACAGACGGCCATATGGCAGCCATATTTGTATCATTTAAAGAAACACCCTCTGAAGAAACTATTCTTGAGAGATGGAAGAATTTCAAAGGAAGACCTCAAATATTAGGACTTCCAAGTGCTCCCGCCCAATTCCTGAAGTATTTTGAGGAAGACAACAGGCCTCAGACCAGACTGGACAGGGAATATGAATATGGAATGGGTGTAACCATAGGCAGACTTAGAAAAGACACACTTTTTGACTATAAATTTGTTGCCTTGTCCCACAATACATTAAGAGGAGCCGCAGGTGGCGCAGTACTTATTGCGGAGCTTCTGAAAAAAGAAGGCTATCTTGTGAAGAAGTAAATGAAGTGGACTTTTTAAGGGCAACAAAAGGAATGTTTCTTCTGTTTCCGCTTCGGCTGAATCAGAAGAAACGTCCCAATGCTTAAACTATCCCCATGCTTCCATTCATAAAAACAACAAGAGAAGGACCATTGTAATGTTCAGCCTGGCGAAGGACTGCTTCAATCTTATCTTTCCCATGTCAGCAATGATTATATCAGTAGGCATAACTACAGTTAATTCCTCTGGATACTTGATCTATTCTTTTTTATTATTGACAATATGACCACATGGTCATATACTATAAGTAATAATGTGACCATATGGTCACATTATTAAAGTACTCGGTTGCTTATCATCAAAGGGAGGTTCCCATGCCACAACAAACTTTTTTTAACTTGCCAGAAGATAAAAAAAATTCAATAATCTTAGCTGCCATAGAGGAGTTTTCTAAAGCCAGCTATAATACAGCAAGCATAAATAAAATATGCAAAAAATCAAACATTGCAAAAGGAAGCTTTTATCAGTATTTTACGGACAAACTGGATTTGTACGTTTATATAATGACTTTAGCCATCGAAGAAAAAATCAGGTTTTTCTCCACTGCTATTGGAGAATTTAATACATTAACATTGTTGGAACAAATCCGTTTACTTTTTCAAAAAGGTATAGAATTTGCTAAAAAACATCCTCAATATGCTGCCTTAGGTGAACAATTCTCCAAAGAAAATGAACAATCGGCTAAATTAACAGTTATTAAGGAAGGAGATAAACTATCAGAATCACTATTTGTTCAAATGATACAAAATGCAAAATCTAAAGGTGAAATAGACAGCAAAATCGATCCTTTAGCCTTGAGTTTGCTGCTGCAATCCTTATATAGTGCAGTTAATAAATATATGCTTAATAAGTTTGGTAACGTTAGATATGAAAGTTATGAAGAAGATATAAATAACTTTGTAGATTCACTACTAAATATATTATTTAATGGAATTCAAAATAAAAATTATTAAATATAAAGGAGACTTACCATGAATAAAAAAGTAGATTTTATATTAGGTATGTTGTTTGCAGCTGCTACAATAATTTTTATCGTAATATTTCTGACCAATGATATGTTTTTTAATTGGGCCTTTGAAAGACATCATAATATATTAAGCTGGTATATAAGACCTTTATTTATCATACCGATGGTGATATTTGCATTCAAGAAAAGTTATACTGGTATATTCGTTTCAATATTTGCACTATTTACGAGTATGTTCTGGTTCCCCGCTCCGGCTGCAAATAATCCTCAAGTATTAGAATTTTTAGCTTTTGAAATGGATTACCTTAAGGGTGCCTGGACTGCTCCCAAAATAGTAATGAGTCTGGCAGTACCCTTATTCTTCTATATGCTTCTTACAGCCGCGTGGAAAAGAAACTGGAAATGGCTTTTAGGTGTTATCATAGGAGCAGCTGTCTTAAAATTTATTTGGAGCGTAGTATTTAGTGGTGAAGCAGGCATGACTATCCTAAAACCTGCATTACTGGGTTTGATTATCTGTATCGTTGGACTAGGCTACTTTTTTAAGAAGCATAAACAAGCAGTTAAAAATAACCCTTCTCCTAAAGCATAAGGTATCTCATTGAAAATAATTACGCATATCATATTTGAATTATGCTCATCATATCGACATAATACGACATTCTTCTGAAAATCTATTGAAATTATTTAAAAAATTATATAAAATTGATATAACAATAAGCTGAAGGGGGATTTATATGCCGGTAATGTGGACTCCCGACTTGTCGGTGGGTGTTAAAAATATTGATGACCAACATAAAATATGGTTTGAAAAAGCTAATGGGCTGTTTGAAGCTGGAAAAGAACAGAGAGCTAAAGATTACATAAATACAATGCTTGATTTCTTAGATGAATACACAAAGCAACACTTCAGAGACGAAGAAGCTTTTATGGAAGAAATCCACTACCCTGAGATTGATGCTCAAAAGAAAGCACATGCAAGCTTTATTAATGATCTTGCCAAATTGAAAAGCGAATACAACAAAGCCGGCGGCAATATTCTGGTTATACTCAATGCCAATAAAATGGTTATTAATTGGCTTACGAATCACATCAGGAATATGGACAAGAAAATAGGCGAATATGTGAAAAGTATTTAGTTTCAGCAGCCAGATTTGCATTGCTTTTTTATGCAGTGCAAATCCTGGCTAATCTGTTTTTTTTTAAGATTTTATAATAAGATTGTTATTTTTTATTTTAATGCAGCAATTCAGCTCGTGCTTATGGAAGCAAGATATTTCTTGATGCCTTTTTAAAATTATTCTATTACTTTCTCCTTCATCTTTTGAATAAACTCTAATACTCCGGCTTCTATCTTAACAAGATCTTCTTCCTTTGGGGATCCTTCAAATTCCACTGATTCGATAAAATCCCATTTCATCTTATTTCTTTCAATTATTTCACTTAGTTCCTTCTCTGCACCGCCTGACCAGCCATATGACCCTAATCTGAATGCCACTTTGCCAGTTATCTTCTTTCTGCCAAGCTCATTTAAAGCTGCTGCAACTGGTGGAAAAAGCTTGTACTCATATGTAGGTGCTCCAATAATTATCCCCGCAGACTTTAAGACAGTTGCCACCATTTCACTGTCACTTTTTAGCGGCATCTGCAGCTTGTTGTATTTGATACCTTCCCTTTTAAGTATGCCCTCTACATAATCAACTGCTTTTGCAGTCATTCCATACATGGATCCCCACAATATAGTAACTTCATTCTTACCTGCTCCCTCAGCATATAAGGAAAACCTGTAATAATCATCCAGAATTTTTTGAGGATTTTTTCTGTAAACCGGGCCATGACCAGGTGCAATGGTGTTTATTTCCAGTTCTTTTGCTTTCTCAATTGCTTTTCTCAAACTAGGTGTAAAGGTTGCCATTACATTGGAGAAATACCTTATTCCTTCGGATTCAAAGAAGTCTGTCTCTTCAGGTGTCAGCTCATCATCAAAGCAATGGTCCCCCATCTTTCCAAATGTTCCAAACATATCACATGAGAACAGGGTTTTTGTATCTCTTTCATAGGTGTACATGGTATCTGGCCAGTGAACGTTTGGCACCGGGTGGAAACTCAGTACCTTACCCTTTCCAAGGTCTAGAGTATCTCCTTCCTTCACAATCCTTATATTGTCTTCGCCATAAAAGGAAGCCACCAACTTTGCAGCTTTATCAGTACATATTACTGTAAAATTATCCTTAATTTTTCTGAAGTTTGAAATCCAACCGGAATGGTCCGGTTCCATATGATTAACAATCAAATAATCGATATTTTGAGGTTCAACACCTATCTCTTCCAGGTTTCTATAAAGAGTTTCAGGTATACCATCCCAGTTAATTACGCCATCAATTATTGCAGTCTTTTCTCCCTGAACTATATAGGAATTGAGCGTTACTCCGTTTGCAATCTCCCAAATACCCTCAAATAGTATATCCTCAACATTCATTGTAAGCATGAATATTCCATCTGCAATTTTCAACTTTTTCATATTTAATCCCCCTTGAATAAAATTACCATAAGTTGTTTTCCAACTATTAGGGTCGATATATCAAATAATAATATAAACTATTATTACATTTTTTATTACATTTGGCAACTTTCATGCTTCTGTTTCATACAGCTACTACCCTTGAATTCAGGACTTATTATAATGTGATTATATATAAAATTGCTTAATATAGACTTTATATGTGATATAATAAAATGGTGTTTTTTGTTATATTATTGTAATTATTTATATAAATGGACAAGATGTAATGAAAGGAGAACTTTTAATGTTTAACGAAGAAATAGAAATTAAAATATTTGCCGGGAGTTCAAGTATAAGTTTTGCAGAAAAAATGTGCAAATACCTTGGGACCGAGCTTGGAAAATCACAAACAATTAAATTTTCAGAAGGTAATACGTTTGTAAAAATTCTTGAAAAGGTTAGAGATAAGGATGTATATATTGTTCAAACTATTGGTTTGAATCCTAATGACGATTTTATGGAACTTCTATTTTGGGTTGATGCATTCAAAAGATCGAGTGCCAGTTCTGTGACTGCTATTATACCATATTTTAGTTACGCGAAAGGAGATAAAAAAGATGAACCAAGAGTTTCTATTAGGGCTCGGGTTTGTGCAGATTGTCTTGAAGCAGCTGGAGTAGACCGTATAATTACAATGGACCTGCATAGTCCACAAATTCAGGGTTTTTTTAAGAAACCAGTGGATCATTTATACGGCATGCCAATTTTATGCAGGTATTTGAAAACTAAAAACATTAAGGACATGGTTGTTGTATCACCTGATGCCGGTTTTGCAAAAAATGCAAGGAAGTTTGCAACAGTTCTTAAAGCTCCTGTTGCAATAGGAGATAAAACACGTTATAGTCATGATGAAAAGGCAGAAATACTCGAAATTATTGGCAATGTTAAAGGAAAAAATGCAATAATTGTTGATGATTTTACGATAACCTGTGGAACACTAGTTGACACTGCGCGTGCTTTAAAAGAACATGGCGCGGAAAAGATATATGCATGCGTATCTCATGCACTTTTAGGGGAAAAAGGACTCAAGGCATTGGAAAATAGTGCAATAGAAGAATTAATAATTACAGATACTGTTGAAAATAAGAAAACTTTTGAACATCCTAAAGTAACAGTAGTAACAGTTACACAGCTTTTTGCACAAGCAGTAAAAATAATTCATAACAAAGACTCACTAAGTCAACTCTTTGATAATATTGATTCCTGATTTGACTATTTGAGTAAACAGATACTGTATTTATATACAAAAACGGCAAACATACTGGAAAATTTTAGGCTGATTAGGGGTGCTCATCTGTTCATTACGACACCTACTCATATTAGCTAGCTTATTTAGTTTTTGTGAACATGACCAGCACAAGCATCTGCCCTGTGATTGCCACGGCAATAGCCAACCATGGAAAATGTAATAAGATACTGTCATTAATCAGATGCTGAATAATTTATTCATAGTAAAGTGGGTTAACTTCCGAATTCGCCTTTCAAATCATAATTATTATTCATAATTAATAAACACAAGTCCAATCAGGCATATTACAACACCGACAATTTTATTCCAACTTAATATTTCTTTGTAGAGCAATGTTCCTACGAAGATTAACGCAACAGCAAGAAAAGCGCTCTGCACAATCTGGGCTGTACTGACTTGCCATCCGGCTCTGTAGGCATAAATCCATCCGATTTCAAGTCCGACCAATACAATTCCAAATGCAAATGGTGCCCAGTTTATTTTTTTAAATTCACTGATTATACTTAAGTCTTTGTTCAACAAAAAAAATAAAATCAATGATATTACTGCTGAAACTGTGTAGGTTATCGTCAGTGAAGCAAGAGGATTCATACTATTTGGTACAGATTTAGCACAGATTTGATATATAACATTTGATAAAATGACCAATGCGATTGGCCAGATATAATTAAACACTGGTTGTTCCTCCTTAATTAAGGCATTGCTTGGCTGTCGAAAAAATTAAATTTACAGGTTATTATCAATCTTCCTGATATTTTGACAAGGATTTGATAGCCATAAATCCTAAGATAAATGTAGCTATTGACATCAGGCCAAAACCTATCCACCAAAGTGCATCCGTATTTTGGGGAACTGCAGGTAATATTTTGTCCCGGAAAATCTCTGCTGTGGAACCAAGTACAAATCCTATAATTGCCCAATAGG is from Clostridiaceae bacterium and encodes:
- the asd gene encoding aspartate-semialdehyde dehydrogenase, translating into MNNKLKVGIVGGTGMVGQRFISLLENHPWFEVVSVAASERSAGKTYYEAVEGRWKLPTPIPENVKNLVVKNAANVEEVSKDVDFVFCAVDMKKSEIKELEERYAKAETPVVSNNSAHRLTADVPMVIPEINPEHIEIIISQRKRLGTTNGFIAVKPNCSIQSYVPALHPLMEFGPEKVAVCTYQAISGAGKTFKDWPEMVDNVIPYIGGEEEKSEKEPLKIWGTIKGDEIVNAASPLITAQCIRVPVTDGHMAAIFVSFKETPSEETILERWKNFKGRPQILGLPSAPAQFLKYFEEDNRPQTRLDREYEYGMGVTIGRLRKDTLFDYKFVALSHNTLRGAAGGAVLIAELLKKEGYLVKK
- a CDS encoding TetR/AcrR family transcriptional regulator, whose protein sequence is MPQQTFFNLPEDKKNSIILAAIEEFSKASYNTASINKICKKSNIAKGSFYQYFTDKLDLYVYIMTLAIEEKIRFFSTAIGEFNTLTLLEQIRLLFQKGIEFAKKHPQYAALGEQFSKENEQSAKLTVIKEGDKLSESLFVQMIQNAKSKGEIDSKIDPLALSLLLQSLYSAVNKYMLNKFGNVRYESYEEDINNFVDSLLNILFNGIQNKNY
- a CDS encoding hemerythrin family protein, which encodes MPVMWTPDLSVGVKNIDDQHKIWFEKANGLFEAGKEQRAKDYINTMLDFLDEYTKQHFRDEEAFMEEIHYPEIDAQKKAHASFINDLAKLKSEYNKAGGNILVILNANKMVINWLTNHIRNMDKKIGEYVKSI
- a CDS encoding FprA family A-type flavoprotein, with protein sequence MKKLKIADGIFMLTMNVEDILFEGIWEIANGVTLNSYIVQGEKTAIIDGVINWDGIPETLYRNLEEIGVEPQNIDYLIVNHMEPDHSGWISNFRKIKDNFTVICTDKAAKLVASFYGEDNIRIVKEGDTLDLGKGKVLSFHPVPNVHWPDTMYTYERDTKTLFSCDMFGTFGKMGDHCFDDELTPEETDFFESEGIRYFSNVMATFTPSLRKAIEKAKELEINTIAPGHGPVYRKNPQKILDDYYRFSLYAEGAGKNEVTILWGSMYGMTAKAVDYVEGILKREGIKYNKLQMPLKSDSEMVATVLKSAGIIIGAPTYEYKLFPPVAAALNELGRKKITGKVAFRLGSYGWSGGAEKELSEIIERNKMKWDFIESVEFEGSPKEEDLVKIEAGVLEFIQKMKEKVIE
- a CDS encoding ribose-phosphate diphosphokinase; this translates as MFNEEIEIKIFAGSSSISFAEKMCKYLGTELGKSQTIKFSEGNTFVKILEKVRDKDVYIVQTIGLNPNDDFMELLFWVDAFKRSSASSVTAIIPYFSYAKGDKKDEPRVSIRARVCADCLEAAGVDRIITMDLHSPQIQGFFKKPVDHLYGMPILCRYLKTKNIKDMVVVSPDAGFAKNARKFATVLKAPVAIGDKTRYSHDEKAEILEIIGNVKGKNAIIVDDFTITCGTLVDTARALKEHGAEKIYACVSHALLGEKGLKALENSAIEELIITDTVENKKTFEHPKVTVVTVTQLFAQAVKIIHNKDSLSQLFDNIDS
- a CDS encoding EamA family transporter, giving the protein MFNYIWPIALVILSNVIYQICAKSVPNSMNPLASLTITYTVSAVISLILFFLLNKDLSIISEFKKINWAPFAFGIVLVGLEIGWIYAYRAGWQVSTAQIVQSAFLAVALIFVGTLLYKEILSWNKIVGVVICLIGLVFINYE